A window of the Lolium perenne isolate Kyuss_39 chromosome 7, Kyuss_2.0, whole genome shotgun sequence genome harbors these coding sequences:
- the LOC127323736 gene encoding putative kinase-like protein TMKL1: MHTATARAVLLLLFAGFIPLAVASSGDVALLLGKLKPALQGSVPNAQLATWNASTPLCLWRGLRWSTPAGEPLRCDTAAARANLSLSRDAALLLASIRLPAAALAGRLPPELGAFPALESVYLAANALSGVIPLELGNAPALSTLDLAGNALSGALPPSIWNLCDRLAELRLHGNALSGAIPAPAGPNGTCDSLRLLDLGANRFSGGFPSFLTAFRGLQRLDLGGNRLSGPVPESLAAMRSLQMLNLSYNNFSGPLPPAFSASAFTEESFLGNGPALCGQPLRQPCVSPSGLSSGGVAGVVIGLMAGIVVAASVCIGWAQGRWRRNRVRRAAEEGGEETEEGEGGEGKLVVFQGGEHLTLEEVLNATGQVVEKASYCTVYKAKLADGGGSIELRLLREGSCRDAASCGPAVRRIGRARHENLVPLRAFYQGRRGEKLLVYDYFPHRTLHDLLHAGGGLESRPALTWPRRHKIALGAARALAYLHEGRHGEAPVVHGNVRSSNVLVDEYFVARVTEYTVVGSRLLVPAAAEAVLAAAKADGYRAPELQSAKRCGPRTDVYAFGILLLEVLMGRKPSCAANAGDDLPSLVKAAVLEEATMEVFDAEVAKGVRSLAEEGLVQALKLAMGCCAPVAAARPSMAEVVRQLEENRPKNSRSALYSPAETRSEAGTPTTAA, encoded by the coding sequence ATGCATACTGCAACGGCACGCGCAGTGCTGCTGCTCCTCTTCGCCGGCTTCATCCCGTTGGCCGTCGCGTCCTCCGGCGACGTCGCCCTCCTCCTCGGCAAGCTCAAGCCGGCGCTGCAGGGCTCCGTCCCCAACGCGCAGCTCGCCACCTGGAACGCCTCCACACCGCTCTGCCTCTGGCGCGGGCTGCGCTGGTCCACGCCCGCGGGCGAGCCCCTCCGCTGCGACACCGCCGCCGCGCGGGCCAACCTCTCGCTCTCCCGCGACGCCGCGCTCCTCCTCGCCTCCATCCGCCTCCCCGCGGCCGCGCTCGCCGGCCGCCTCCCGCCGGAGCTCGGCGCCTTCCCGGCCCTCGAGTCCGTCTACCTCGCCGCCAACGCCCTCTCCGGCGTCATCCCCCTCGAGCTCGGCAACGCGCCGGCCCTCTCGACGCTCGACCTCGCCGGCAACGCGCTCTCCGGCGCGCTCCCGCCCTCCATCTGGAACCTCTGCGACCGCCTCGCcgagctccgcctccacggcaACGCGCTCTCCGGGGCCATCCCCGCGCCGGCGGGGCCCAACGGCACCTGCGACAGCCTCCGCCTGCTCGACCTTGGCGCCAACCGCTTCTCGGGCGGCTTCCCGTCCTTCCTCACGGCCTTCCGCGGCCTCCAGCGCCTCGACCTCGGCGGGAACCGCCTCTCCGGGCCCGTCCCGGAGTCCCTCGCCGCGATGAGAAGCCTCCAGATGCTCAACCTCTCCTACAACAACTTCTCCGGCCCGCTGCCTCCGGCGTTCTCGGCCTCCGCATTCACCGAGGAGTCGTTCCTCGGGAACGGCCCGGCGCTGTGCGGCCAGCCGCTGCGCCAGCCGTGCGTGTCCCCCTCGGGGCTCAGCTCCGGCGGCGTCGCGGGGGTGGTCATCGGGCTCATGGCCGGGATCGTCGTGGCGGCCTCGGTGTGCATCGGGTGGGCGCAGGGGCGGTGGCGGCGGAACAGGGTGCGGCGCGCGGCGGAGGAGGGCGGGGAGGAGACGGAGGAGGGAGAGGGCGGCGAGGGGAAGCTGGTGGTGTTCCAGGGCGGGGAGCACCTCACGCTGGAGGAGGTGCTCAACGCCACGGGCCAGGTGGTGGAGAAGGCCAGCTACTGCACGGTTTACAAGGCCAAGCTGGCGGACGGCGGCGGCAGCATCGAGCTGCGGCTGCTCCGCGAGGGGAGCTGCCGCGACGCGGCGTCGTGCGGCCCCGCCGTGCGCCGCATCGGGCGCGCGCGCCACGAGAACCTGGTGCCGCTCAGGGCCTTCTACCAGGGCCGGCGCGGCGAGAAGCTGCTCGTGTACGACTACTTCCCGCACCGCACGCTCCACGACCTCCTACATGCTGGCGGCGGGCTCGAGAGCAGGCCGGCGCTGACGTGGCCGCGGCGGCACAAGATCGCGCTGGGCGCGGCGCGCGCGCTGGCGTACCTCCACGAGGGGCGGCACGGGGAGGCGCCGGTGGTGCACGGCAACGTGCGGTCGTCGAACGTGCTGGTGGACGAGTACTTCGTGGCGAGGGTGACGGAGTACACGGTGGTGGGCAGCAGGCTgctggtgccggcggcggcggaggccgtGCTGGCCGCGGCCAAGGCGGACGGGTACAGGGCGCCGGAGCTGCAGTCCGCGAAGCGGTGCGGCCCGCGGACGGACGTGTACGCGTTCGGGATACTGCTGCTGGAGGTGCTCATGGGGAGGAAGCCCTCCTGCGCGGCCAACGCGGGCGACGACCTGCCGTCGCTGGTGAAGGCGGCCGTGCTGGAGGAGGCGACCATGGAGGTGTTCGACGCGGAGGTGGCCAAGGGGGTGCGGAGCCTGGCGGAGGAGGGGCTCGTGCAGGCGCTGAAGCTGGCGATGGGGTGCTGCGcgccggtggcggcggcgaggcCGAGCATGGCGGAGGTGGTCCGGCAGCTGGAGGAGAACCGGCCCAAGAACAGCCGGTCGGCGCTGTACAGCCCCGCCGAGACCAGGAGCGAGGCCGGCACGCCGACGACCGCCGCCTAG